Genomic segment of Bacteroidota bacterium:
ATTTTATTTTGAAATACCCGGTAAATTCCTGTTCCTATCAATGAGGTTATACAGAACGTCCATCTTTGATATATTCCTTTCTTATTCCTTCCCACAAATCGTTTTTACGGATAGTAGTATCACCACGATCCAATGCCATGAGTGATGCATGTTGCACAACATTGATGATAGAGCCGCCGGCCAATTCAAATTTTTCTGCGATAAGATCAAGGTTTATGTCCTCACTAAAGACAGTTTTTGTACTGAATGAGTTCTGCCATAATTGAAGCCGCTCTTTATGTCTCGGCATAGGAAAATGAATGATGGATTGCAAACGACGCCCAAATGCTTCATCAACATTGTTACGCATATTTGATGAAAGAATTACAAGGCCATTATAATCCTCAAGTCGTTGAAGGAGATAGGCTATTTCCTGGTTGGCATATTTATCATGCGCATCAGATATAGAAGTACGTTTACCAAACAATGCATCGGCTTCATCAAAAAATAATATCCAGTTTTTGTCTTCGGCTTTTGCAAAAACTTTCTCCAGGTTTTTTTCTGTTTCCCCTATGTATTTTGAAACAACCATCGATAAATCCACACGATACACATCAAGATTTGCAAGCTTACCCAACAACCCTGCTGTTAATGTTTTGCCTGTTCCTGGTGGTCCATAAAACAATGCTTTATATCCCGGTTTTATCCGTTTACTAAGACCCCATCCATTGTGTAAATGGTGGCCATGCTGCAGCCATATTTTTATTTCATTCAATTGCTGACGGGTGTAGTTATCCAATACCAAGTCTTCCCACTCCATAGCAGCAACAATCTTCCTCGCCGGGAATTCCATGCTGAACAAGGGTTTTCTGACTTTACCTGTGGTGAATAGATCGATGTATTCTTCATTTAGTAATAGCTGACCATACAGATAGGGGTCATGGTTACTTACTGATGCTAGTGAGAGAATATTATGTTCCTTAAAAACGTGTTCAGCACCGAATAATTGAATACAATCAAAACGGTTCAGCAAATCATTCCCTGCCAATAAAAACAAGGCTGTTTCGGCAGAAGGCAAAGTAGCAGTAGTTGAGCTACTTTTAGTAAAACATGTTTCAGCAGTTAGATCAATATCCTTCGCTGCGTTTTTAAAAATATTTCCCAACAAATGAGGTGCAATATGAGGCAACAGTGATAATATTAATACCAATCTTTCACGACTACCTAATTGATAAAAACGTGCAAACTCTGCATACACTGAATCATGAGTGGATAGGTCTGGCGGAGTTAACTCATAAATATCGCTTACTTCACATGGTTGGCCTGTATAGAGATTTATCCTGGCTTCAGCTATTTTCGTAAACCAATCAATCTCATTCAACAATGCCTCTGCATTGCTCAATGAAGATGATTTTGCTTTTATAGTATCAGTTATTACCATTCTACATATATTAAATGATCCATCCATGGCAAGCGAACAATACCCATACCCCAGGGTAGTCTGTCAATAAGAATATCTGTAGTCATTCTTTCAACCTGTAACAAATAATTGTTATTATTAAAACTCAGTTTTGCTTTTCGTAAAAAAAATGTTTCCTGGATTGCTTCTTTGCCGGCACCTTTCAAAGCTTCCCAGTATTGGATCACTGTTTCAAGCAAATGATCACTTTCTTTCCGCTCCATATCCGTTAGCTGTAAATTGATAGGTAGGTTATCTTCAGGTTTAAGGCCACAAATTGTTTTATTAAATGCCAGTAAATGTTCGTCATAAGTTTCTTTGCCTGTACACAGATAATTTAAAATGATTACAGCCCGTTGCCTGCATTCGTCCGATAAAAAAATATTCTCCTCATCTAAAAGATTTAATTCTTTAAACAAAGGAGCAAGGAAAGGATGCAGAATAATAATGCCGGCATTTTCAATATAAACTCCTTCTTCTTCTGCAAAGAGTTCGCTGACTTCATTTTTCTTTTTGCTGTTCTCTTTGGAATTCTTTTCAGCCTTACCTGTTAACGTAACCCCCTCTTCATTTTTATCCAGATTTTGGCTGACAGAAGCTATGTTTTGAAGTACTGTCTTTATTTCAGGTGGCAATTGATCTATATGCTGTTTCAATTGTTTTTCGTTACTGCTGTTAATTTGTGACTGCTGGTCTGAGATCTCAGCACCGGCCACTATGTTGCTTTCTTTTTTCAGTATCAGTATAAATTCTTTTAACTCTATCCCCTTA
This window contains:
- a CDS encoding ATP-binding protein, with the protein product MVITDTIKAKSSSLSNAEALLNEIDWFTKIAEARINLYTGQPCEVSDIYELTPPDLSTHDSVYAEFARFYQLGSRERLVLILSLLPHIAPHLLGNIFKNAAKDIDLTAETCFTKSSSTTATLPSAETALFLLAGNDLLNRFDCIQLFGAEHVFKEHNILSLASVSNHDPYLYGQLLLNEEYIDLFTTGKVRKPLFSMEFPARKIVAAMEWEDLVLDNYTRQQLNEIKIWLQHGHHLHNGWGLSKRIKPGYKALFYGPPGTGKTLTAGLLGKLANLDVYRVDLSMVVSKYIGETEKNLEKVFAKAEDKNWILFFDEADALFGKRTSISDAHDKYANQEIAYLLQRLEDYNGLVILSSNMRNNVDEAFGRRLQSIIHFPMPRHKERLQLWQNSFSTKTVFSEDINLDLIAEKFELAGGSIINVVQHASLMALDRGDTTIRKNDLWEGIRKEYIKDGRSV